One part of the Thermoanaerobacterium sp. CMT5567-10 genome encodes these proteins:
- the dprA gene encoding DNA-processing protein DprA, which produces MDKNKIYSIWLSSVNSVGTKTYKKLIDYFESAENVYKSDNEELKNVVNNIRVYKNILDAKKINPYAYAERLNKEKVKALLIDDNEYPKLLREIYDAPQVLYVKGDIRESDDISMAIVGSRNATSYGRSVSEKLSYELSKHGFTIVSGMARGIDSLAHKGAIKAGGRTIAVLGCGVNIVYPEENKRLMEYIISNGAVVSEYPLDYLPIAGNFPARNRIISGLSLGVVVVEAGVKSGSLITAKFALEQGRDVFAVPGFITSAYSKGTNELIKQGAKLVTSSSDILEEYNFREDIKVRINDQLINTLSSEEKKLYMAIVDCPRDIEELVEIMKFPVSKVNYLLSSLLFKGLIVRLPGNKYEKSFD; this is translated from the coding sequence ATGGATAAAAACAAAATCTACTCTATATGGCTTAGTTCAGTCAACAGTGTAGGTACAAAGACTTATAAGAAGCTGATAGATTACTTTGAAAGCGCAGAAAATGTCTATAAATCTGATAATGAAGAGCTGAAAAATGTCGTTAATAATATCAGGGTGTATAAAAACATATTAGATGCAAAGAAAATAAACCCTTATGCATACGCTGAAAGATTAAATAAAGAAAAAGTAAAAGCTTTATTGATAGATGACAATGAATATCCTAAATTATTAAGAGAGATATATGATGCTCCGCAAGTTTTATATGTAAAAGGTGATATTAGAGAATCTGATGATATATCAATGGCAATAGTTGGCTCTAGAAATGCCACATCATATGGAAGATCAGTATCAGAAAAACTTTCTTATGAATTATCGAAACATGGATTTACAATAGTAAGTGGAATGGCTAGAGGAATTGACAGTCTAGCGCATAAAGGAGCAATCAAAGCAGGTGGTAGAACTATAGCTGTACTAGGATGTGGAGTAAATATAGTATATCCAGAAGAAAATAAGAGATTGATGGAATATATAATTTCAAATGGAGCAGTTGTGTCGGAATATCCACTCGATTATCTTCCTATTGCCGGGAATTTTCCTGCGAGAAACAGGATAATAAGCGGATTGTCTTTAGGAGTTGTAGTAGTTGAAGCAGGGGTCAAAAGCGGATCGCTGATTACTGCAAAGTTTGCTTTAGAACAAGGAAGAGACGTATTTGCGGTACCCGGTTTTATTACCAGTGCTTATAGCAAAGGAACAAATGAATTAATCAAACAGGGTGCAAAATTGGTGACGAGTAGCAGTGACATACTTGAGGAATATAATTTTAGAGAAGATATAAAAGTGAGAATAAATGATCAATTGATTAATACACTAAGCAGTGAAGAGAAAAAATTATACATGGCGATAGTAGATTGCCCAAGGGATATAGAAGAATTAGTTGAAATAATGAAATTTCCTGTATCTAAAGTAAATTATCTTTTATCATCATTGCTGTTTAAAGGGCTTATAGTTAGATTACCTGGCAACAAATATGAAAAAAGTTTTGATTAA
- the topA gene encoding type I DNA topoisomerase: MEKSLVIVESPSKAKTIHKYLGKNYKVEASMGHIRDLPKSQLGIDIEKNFEPKYITIRGKGPIIEKLKKEAKNVSKVYLATDPDREGEAISWHLANLLNIDVNDKCRIEFHEITKNAIQNAIKNPRKINMNLVDAQQARRILDRLVGYNISPLLWKKIKRGLSAGRVQSVATRLICDREKEIEEFKPEEYWSLSAFLYKEKKTQYFEAKFYGTKDGKIDLKNENDVNNIIKDLADDYIVDNVKTGTKKRNPSPPFITSTMQQEASKKLGFTAKKTMMIAQQLYEGVEIKGEGSLGLITYMRTDSTRISEEAKKAAYEYILQKYGKEYANPNATYTKKGGNIQDAHEAIRPTYINLDPEQIKDSLKPDQYKLYKLIWSRFLASQMSQALYDTIAMDIINKNYIFKASGSKLKFSGFMTVYTEEVDTENVEEKTLPLLEKGDHLKLKELKPEQHFTQPPARYTEATLIKELEEKGIGRPSTYAPIISTLLERGYVIKEKKNLKPTELGFIVTDVMKEFFPDVVDVKFTAEMEEQLDKIEEGIEKWCDVIDGFYNNFNDSLKVAEEQMKDIEIKDEVTDIKCEFCGRNMVIKYGRYGKFLACPGFPECKNTKPLYEETGIICPKCGGKIVVKKSKRGKTYYACENSSQCGTMFWDKPINEICPKCGSLLVEKYIKGIKTIKCSNCDYVK; encoded by the coding sequence ATGGAAAAATCATTAGTAATAGTTGAATCACCCTCAAAAGCTAAAACAATACATAAATATTTAGGGAAAAATTATAAAGTTGAAGCCTCTATGGGACATATAAGGGACTTGCCGAAAAGTCAGCTTGGCATAGATATTGAGAAAAATTTCGAGCCAAAATATATAACAATTCGCGGAAAAGGGCCAATAATAGAAAAATTGAAGAAAGAAGCAAAAAATGTTTCAAAAGTTTATCTTGCTACAGACCCTGATAGGGAAGGAGAAGCTATATCATGGCATCTTGCTAATCTTTTAAATATAGATGTCAATGATAAATGCAGAATAGAGTTTCATGAAATAACAAAAAATGCGATACAAAATGCTATTAAAAATCCTCGAAAGATAAACATGAATTTAGTTGATGCACAGCAAGCCAGAAGAATACTTGACAGGCTTGTAGGCTACAATATTAGCCCATTGCTGTGGAAAAAAATAAAAAGAGGTCTAAGCGCTGGAAGAGTTCAATCAGTTGCCACAAGATTAATTTGTGATAGGGAAAAAGAAATAGAAGAATTTAAGCCTGAAGAGTATTGGAGCTTATCTGCTTTTTTGTATAAGGAAAAGAAAACGCAGTATTTTGAAGCAAAGTTTTATGGAACAAAAGATGGAAAAATAGATTTAAAAAATGAAAATGATGTAAACAACATTATAAAAGATTTGGCAGATGATTACATCGTAGATAATGTCAAAACAGGCACTAAAAAGAGAAATCCTTCTCCTCCATTTATAACAAGTACGATGCAACAAGAAGCTTCTAAAAAGCTTGGATTTACTGCAAAAAAGACAATGATGATTGCGCAACAATTATATGAAGGAGTGGAAATAAAAGGGGAAGGAAGTCTAGGCTTAATAACTTATATGAGAACAGATTCTACAAGAATATCTGAAGAGGCTAAAAAAGCTGCATATGAATATATACTGCAAAAATATGGGAAAGAATATGCAAATCCTAATGCAACATATACAAAGAAAGGAGGAAATATTCAGGATGCACATGAAGCTATACGGCCTACATACATAAACTTAGATCCGGAACAGATTAAGGATTCATTAAAACCAGATCAGTATAAGCTCTACAAATTAATATGGAGCCGGTTTTTAGCAAGCCAGATGTCACAAGCTCTATATGATACGATAGCTATGGATATTATTAATAAAAATTATATCTTTAAAGCAAGCGGCTCTAAACTTAAATTTTCGGGATTTATGACGGTATATACGGAGGAAGTGGATACTGAAAATGTTGAAGAAAAGACATTGCCATTACTTGAAAAAGGAGATCATTTAAAATTAAAGGAGTTAAAGCCTGAACAGCATTTTACACAACCTCCTGCTAGATATACTGAAGCTACTTTGATAAAAGAACTAGAAGAGAAAGGAATAGGAAGGCCCAGCACGTATGCTCCTATAATATCTACACTGCTTGAAAGAGGATATGTAATAAAAGAAAAGAAAAATTTAAAGCCAACTGAATTGGGTTTTATCGTAACAGATGTGATGAAAGAATTTTTTCCAGATGTTGTGGATGTGAAATTTACTGCTGAAATGGAAGAACAACTTGATAAGATAGAAGAAGGCATAGAAAAATGGTGTGATGTAATTGATGGATTTTATAATAATTTTAATGATTCCTTAAAGGTTGCAGAAGAACAGATGAAAGATATTGAAATAAAAGATGAAGTTACAGATATAAAATGTGAATTTTGTGGTAGAAATATGGTTATAAAATATGGGCGATATGGTAAATTTTTGGCTTGCCCAGGATTTCCTGAATGCAAAAACACTAAGCCACTATATGAAGAAACAGGAATAATATGTCCCAAATGCGGAGGGAAAATAGTTGTTAAGAAAAGTAAAAGAGGAAAGACATACTATGCTTGTGAAAATTCGTCTCAGTGCGGTACTATGTTTTGGGATAAGCCAATAAATGAAATATGCCCTAAGTGTGGAAGCTTGCTTGTAGAGAAATATATAAAAGGAATCAAGACAATTAAATGCAGCAATTGCGATTACGTGAAGTAA
- the hslV gene encoding ATP-dependent protease subunit HslV, protein MFKGTTIVAVRRDNKVSIAGDGQVTFGENTILKHGAKKIRRLYNDEVLIGFAGSVADAFTLSEMFEEKLEQYGGNLKRAAVELAQEWRKDKVLKKLEALLIAADKNVTLVISGNGEVIEPDNDVIAIGSGGNFAMSAALALRYNTDLSVEEIARKSLEIASQICVYTNDHITVESL, encoded by the coding sequence TTGTTTAAAGGTACTACAATTGTAGCTGTTAGAAGAGATAATAAAGTTTCTATAGCTGGTGATGGACAGGTTACATTTGGTGAGAATACAATTTTAAAACATGGAGCAAAAAAGATAAGAAGATTGTACAATGATGAAGTTTTAATAGGTTTTGCAGGTTCTGTTGCTGATGCATTTACGTTGTCTGAAATGTTTGAAGAAAAATTGGAGCAGTATGGTGGTAATTTAAAAAGAGCTGCTGTGGAACTTGCACAGGAATGGAGAAAAGATAAGGTTTTAAAAAAACTAGAAGCACTTTTAATTGCTGCGGATAAAAATGTAACATTAGTTATATCAGGCAATGGAGAAGTGATTGAGCCAGATAACGATGTGATAGCAATAGGTTCAGGTGGCAATTTCGCAATGTCTGCAGCACTCGCTTTAAGGTATAATACTGATTTATCCGTGGAAGAGATTGCTAGAAAGTCCCTTGAGATAGCATCGCAAATCTGTGTGTATACAAACGATCATATAACAGTAGAAAGTTTATAA
- the hslU gene encoding ATP-dependent protease ATPase subunit HslU, with protein MKNYTPKEIVDALDKYIVGQDLAKRSVAVALRNRFRRNLLSDEIKDEVTPKNILMIGPTGVGKTEIARRIAKLVEAPFVKVEATKFTEVGYVGRDVESMIRDLLESAIRMVKQEKMQNVMMRAKELAEERIVDYLLNGRKSRRQKNPFEILFNNPNDNNEVHDYEQQEVKLKREQLKEKIRSGELNDTIIEIEITDSAAPILEMYSNIGSEEMNINLQDMFSDILPKKKKYKKVSIGEAKKILESEEAQNLIDMDEVIDEAIKRTEQDGIIFIDEIDKIAGSGYTNGPDVSREGVQRDILPIVEGSTVMTKYGPVKTDYILFIAAGAFNIAKVSDLIPELQGRFPVRVELKPLTKEDFIRILKEPKNALTKQYAALLKTEGVDVEYSDDAIDRIAEIAYLINQQSEDIGARRLHTVMEKLFEKLSFEAPEITGKKVIIDRSYIDEQLKDNLSKFDVNKYIL; from the coding sequence GTGAAGAATTATACTCCAAAAGAAATTGTAGATGCGCTTGATAAATATATAGTAGGTCAAGATTTAGCTAAACGTTCTGTAGCTGTTGCACTTAGAAATAGATTTCGCAGAAATTTGTTGTCAGATGAAATTAAAGACGAAGTTACTCCAAAAAACATTTTGATGATAGGTCCTACAGGTGTGGGTAAAACAGAAATTGCGAGAAGGATAGCAAAACTTGTTGAAGCGCCGTTTGTAAAAGTAGAGGCTACTAAATTTACTGAAGTGGGATACGTAGGGCGAGATGTTGAGTCAATGATTAGAGATTTGCTTGAATCAGCTATTCGCATGGTTAAACAAGAAAAAATGCAGAATGTTATGATGCGGGCAAAAGAATTGGCAGAAGAAAGGATAGTAGATTATTTGCTAAATGGTAGAAAGAGCAGACGCCAAAAAAATCCTTTTGAAATTTTGTTTAATAATCCAAATGATAATAATGAAGTTCATGATTATGAGCAACAAGAAGTCAAGCTAAAAAGAGAGCAATTAAAAGAAAAGATAAGAAGTGGAGAATTAAATGATACAATCATCGAAATTGAGATAACAGATTCTGCTGCACCAATACTTGAAATGTATTCAAACATAGGCTCTGAAGAAATGAATATCAATTTGCAAGATATGTTTTCTGATATTTTACCCAAAAAGAAAAAGTATAAAAAAGTTTCAATAGGGGAGGCTAAAAAGATATTAGAGTCTGAAGAAGCACAAAATTTAATCGATATGGATGAAGTGATCGACGAAGCTATAAAAAGGACAGAACAAGATGGTATAATTTTCATTGATGAAATTGATAAGATTGCGGGAAGTGGATATACTAATGGACCTGATGTATCAAGAGAAGGAGTTCAAAGAGACATATTGCCAATAGTAGAAGGCAGTACTGTTATGACAAAGTATGGCCCTGTAAAAACTGATTATATACTTTTTATAGCAGCTGGTGCTTTTAATATTGCAAAAGTAAGTGATTTAATACCCGAACTGCAAGGAAGATTTCCAGTTAGAGTCGAGCTTAAGCCATTGACAAAAGAAGATTTTATAAGAATTTTAAAAGAACCCAAAAATGCATTGACAAAACAATATGCAGCGCTTTTAAAAACTGAAGGTGTAGATGTAGAATATTCTGATGATGCTATAGATAGAATAGCAGAAATTGCTTATCTTATTAATCAACAATCAGAAGATATAGGGGCAAGACGGCTACATACAGTGATGGAAAAATTGTTTGAAAAGTTATCATTTGAAGCTCCTGAGATAACGGGTAAAAAAGTAATCATTGACAGAAGCTATATAGATGAGCAATTAAAAGATAATTTAAGTAAATTTGATGTTAATAAGTATATACTTTAA
- the codY gene encoding GTP-sensing pleiotropic transcriptional regulator CodY codes for MGLLLEKIRKVNKVLQKTGVQPVDFNELSEILKDVINCDVFIVSRRGKLLGRNLDKYSGELDESIIKSMQLPEDYNDELLKVSETSVNLTKESKAMLIKNDNLFETIVPVFGGGNRLGTLMLLRYGDKFTDDDIILAEYGATVIGLEILRSKNDEIEEDERKRTVVQMALATLSYSELETVMHIFEELGGNEGLLVASKIADKVGITRSVIVNALRKFESAGVIESRSLGMKGTHIKILNDKLIEELKKLKR; via the coding sequence ATGGGATTACTTCTGGAAAAGATCAGGAAGGTAAATAAGGTACTTCAGAAAACCGGTGTTCAACCAGTTGATTTTAATGAATTGTCTGAGATACTAAAAGATGTTATAAATTGCGATGTTTTTATTGTAAGCAGAAGAGGGAAGCTTTTGGGGCGCAACTTAGATAAATATAGTGGAGAGTTAGATGAGTCAATTATAAAAAGTATGCAACTTCCTGAAGATTACAATGATGAGCTTTTAAAAGTATCAGAGACATCTGTAAATCTTACTAAAGAAAGTAAAGCGATGCTTATAAAAAATGATAATTTATTTGAGACAATTGTTCCCGTATTTGGAGGGGGAAATAGGCTTGGAACATTAATGCTTTTAAGATATGGAGATAAGTTTACTGATGATGATATTATATTGGCTGAATACGGTGCAACAGTTATAGGTTTAGAAATACTTAGATCTAAAAATGATGAAATAGAAGAAGATGAAAGAAAACGTACAGTTGTGCAGATGGCTTTAGCAACTCTTTCTTATTCAGAGTTAGAGACTGTTATGCATATTTTTGAAGAATTAGGAGGAAATGAAGGGCTTCTTGTAGCCAGCAAGATAGCTGATAAAGTTGGAATAACAAGATCAGTTATAGTAAATGCTTTAAGAAAATTTGAAAGCGCGGGTGTTATAGAATCAAGGTCTCTTGGAATGAAGGGGACACATATTAAGATTCTAAATGATAAATTAATTGAAGAGCTTAAAAAATTAAAACGGTAA
- the flgB gene encoding flagellar basal body rod protein FlgB — MLGINFNTVDLMSKALDASELRNEVISNNIANVDSPGFKRSDINFESILNDTVNSNKLTGFVTDKNHIPINSTSIDNIEPQIVQDNSTSMRLDGNNVDIDVEMSNLAKNQLYYSALAQRVSGELNSILTAIKDGGN, encoded by the coding sequence ATGCTAGGGATAAATTTTAATACAGTAGATCTTATGAGTAAAGCATTAGATGCATCAGAATTGAGAAATGAAGTCATTTCTAATAATATAGCAAATGTCGATTCACCAGGTTTCAAAAGATCAGACATCAATTTTGAAAGTATTTTAAACGATACAGTAAATTCCAATAAATTAACAGGTTTTGTAACAGATAAAAATCATATACCTATTAACTCAACGTCAATTGATAATATTGAGCCACAGATTGTGCAGGATAATAGTACTTCTATGAGATTAGATGGTAATAATGTTGATATTGATGTAGAAATGTCAAATTTGGCAAAAAATCAGCTTTATTATAGCGCATTAGCGCAAAGAGTTAGTGGTGAATTAAATTCTATACTTACAGCAATAAAAGATGGAGGTAATTAA
- the flgC gene encoding flagellar basal body rod protein FlgC, with translation MGFLNSIDISATGLTAERLRMDVISQNIANVDTTRTSSGGPYRRKLVVLKEINNQNRFSDMLNKAKGIQATGNGVEVVSIVDDNNTPLNRVYDPGNPDADSTGYVNYPNVNIVSEMVDMISATRAYEANVTAVNSAKSMIEKALEIGKA, from the coding sequence ATGGGCTTTCTAAATTCTATTGATATAAGTGCTACAGGTCTTACAGCCGAAAGATTGAGGATGGATGTCATTTCTCAAAATATTGCAAATGTTGATACAACAAGGACATCTAGTGGTGGACCGTACAGGAGAAAACTTGTTGTATTGAAAGAGATTAATAATCAAAACAGATTTAGCGATATGCTTAATAAAGCAAAGGGAATACAAGCAACTGGAAATGGTGTTGAAGTTGTATCTATTGTGGATGACAATAATACTCCACTAAATCGTGTGTATGATCCTGGAAATCCTGATGCAGATAGTACTGGTTATGTAAATTACCCTAATGTCAATATTGTTTCTGAAATGGTTGATATGATATCAGCAACAAGAGCATATGAGGCCAATGTTACAGCCGTTAATTCTGCAAAGTCAATGATAGAAAAAGCATTAGAAATTGGAAAGGCATAG
- the fliE gene encoding flagellar hook-basal body complex protein FliE: protein MINPISQINSVGGVSASSTTNNSTSFGDILKTAITDVNNLQLKSQQDDQMLVTGDINDIHNVMIDATKADIALELTIQIKNKVLDAYQEIMRMPV from the coding sequence ATGATAAATCCTATTTCACAAATAAACTCAGTAGGAGGCGTTAGCGCTTCTAGCACAACAAACAATTCTACTTCTTTTGGAGATATTCTTAAAACTGCAATTACTGATGTAAATAATTTACAACTCAAATCACAGCAAGATGATCAGATGTTAGTTACTGGCGATATCAACGATATACATAATGTAATGATTGATGCGACAAAAGCAGACATTGCGTTGGAGCTTACAATTCAAATAAAAAATAAAGTACTTGATGCATATCAGGAGATAATGAGGATGCCGGTTTAA
- the fliF gene encoding flagellar basal-body MS-ring/collar protein FliF, with product MPAFINNIRSQINNFWNKFDKKQKIQIGIISLLLISSIALLVYIINRPNYEVLYSDLSVKDAGAVVDKLKNELKIPYKIEGNGSTILVPAQYKDEARMQLATEGIPQDGFSFSDAMNNSLATTDQERKEKYIYFVQNEIQNTLKTIDGVQDAKVNIVVPDENNFVLSNNDNSSTAAVMLQLKPGVTLTNQQITGITNFVSKSVEGLNPDKVTIIDGNGKVLVAQNDNTLDGASSQYALQIKVQNDLQNNIQSLLEQVFGPGNVIVRASVNLNFDKQVQDKVEWQPVIDNNGIIRSTQTIKEIANGSSNGAPAGTATNNPPGSTTYTTQNNGNSNYSKTDTTINYEINQIKTTLTSAQGKIQNISLSVVVNNNNLSPTMKQQLTDLVSNAAGGKNVSVSVMGIKFNNDLLNQMKNTQKQSFPYVWLIILGALLLAGGAFYAMKKKNKELIPATNLEEAMSTEEPGKEIEELDVTSEKDEKMKQIEKFIKQKPDIVAQLIRTWLNEE from the coding sequence ATGCCTGCTTTTATAAACAATATAAGAAGCCAAATCAATAATTTTTGGAATAAATTTGATAAAAAACAAAAAATACAGATTGGAATAATATCATTATTATTAATTAGTAGTATAGCATTATTAGTATACATTATTAATAGACCTAACTATGAAGTTTTATACTCTGATTTAAGTGTTAAAGATGCCGGCGCAGTAGTTGATAAGTTAAAAAATGAATTAAAAATCCCATACAAAATCGAAGGAAACGGAAGTACAATATTAGTTCCTGCTCAATATAAAGACGAAGCACGAATGCAGCTTGCAACAGAAGGAATTCCACAAGATGGCTTTAGTTTTAGCGATGCAATGAATAATTCGTTGGCTACGACAGATCAGGAGAGAAAAGAAAAATACATTTATTTTGTACAAAATGAAATACAGAATACATTAAAGACAATTGATGGTGTCCAAGATGCGAAAGTAAATATAGTAGTTCCAGATGAAAACAATTTTGTATTGTCGAATAATGACAATTCATCAACAGCGGCTGTAATGTTACAGTTAAAACCGGGTGTTACATTAACAAATCAGCAAATCACTGGAATAACGAACTTTGTATCAAAAAGCGTTGAAGGACTAAATCCAGACAAAGTAACTATTATTGATGGGAACGGAAAAGTTTTGGTGGCTCAAAATGATAATACGCTTGATGGTGCAAGTTCTCAATACGCTCTTCAGATAAAGGTTCAAAATGATCTGCAGAATAATATTCAATCGCTTTTGGAACAAGTTTTTGGACCTGGAAATGTAATCGTAAGAGCCAGTGTTAATTTGAATTTTGATAAACAAGTGCAAGACAAAGTAGAATGGCAGCCAGTGATTGATAACAATGGAATCATAAGAAGCACACAGACTATAAAAGAGATAGCTAATGGTTCCAGCAATGGTGCACCGGCTGGCACGGCAACTAATAATCCTCCTGGTAGTACAACATACACAACTCAAAACAATGGTAATTCAAATTATAGCAAAACAGATACAACAATAAATTACGAGATTAATCAAATAAAAACTACTCTTACGTCAGCTCAAGGGAAAATACAGAATATATCATTGAGTGTGGTAGTAAACAACAATAATTTAAGCCCGACAATGAAACAGCAGCTTACAGATCTTGTATCAAATGCTGCTGGAGGCAAGAACGTATCTGTTTCCGTCATGGGGATAAAATTTAATAACGATTTATTGAATCAGATGAAAAATACTCAAAAGCAATCATTCCCATACGTATGGTTAATAATATTAGGTGCGTTGCTTTTAGCGGGAGGTGCCTTCTATGCTATGAAAAAGAAAAACAAAGAGTTAATTCCTGCTACTAATTTAGAAGAAGCTATGTCGACTGAGGAGCCTGGAAAAGAAATAGAAGAATTAGATGTAACTAGTGAAAAAGATGAAAAGATGAAACAGATAGAAAAATTTATAAAGCAAAAGCCAGACATAGTTGCACAATTAATCAGAACTTGGCTCAACGAAGAATAG
- the fliG gene encoding flagellar motor switch protein FliG, which yields MARSSITGKQKCAMLLIALGPATAAQIYKHLKEEEIEQLTLEIANIRNISPEEKDKILDDFYNMCIAQEYIIEGGIDYAKEILEKALGSQQALEIINKLTSTLKVRPFDFVRRADPSQILSFIQNEHPQTIAMILSYLKPQQAGVILSSLPESIQSDVAMRIAKMEATSPEIVKEVERILEKKLSSLVTQDYTSTGGIQTIVDILNAVDRSTEKNIIDTLETKDIELVEEIKRRMFVFEDIIMLDNRSIQRVLREVDNHDIALALKGSNEEVQRVIYSNMSKRLADMIKEDIQYMGPVRLKDVEEAQQKIVNIIRRLEDAGEIVISRGGGDEIIV from the coding sequence TTGGCAAGAAGTTCTATTACAGGTAAACAAAAATGTGCTATGCTTTTAATTGCTTTAGGACCAGCTACAGCAGCACAAATATACAAACATCTAAAAGAAGAGGAAATAGAGCAGCTAACCTTGGAGATTGCTAATATCAGAAACATATCTCCTGAAGAAAAAGATAAGATTTTGGATGACTTTTATAATATGTGTATAGCACAGGAGTATATTATAGAAGGTGGCATAGACTATGCTAAAGAAATTTTAGAAAAAGCATTGGGATCTCAACAGGCTTTAGAAATTATTAATAAGCTTACTTCGACATTGAAGGTTAGACCTTTTGATTTTGTGAGACGTGCAGATCCATCTCAAATATTAAGTTTTATACAAAACGAACATCCGCAGACAATAGCGATGATACTATCATATCTAAAACCTCAACAGGCTGGTGTTATATTATCATCGCTTCCTGAAAGTATTCAGTCTGATGTGGCTATGAGAATTGCAAAAATGGAAGCTACATCGCCTGAAATTGTAAAGGAAGTTGAACGAATTTTAGAAAAGAAATTGTCATCTTTAGTCACACAAGATTACACATCAACAGGTGGCATACAGACGATTGTGGATATTTTAAATGCGGTTGATCGCTCTACAGAGAAAAATATTATTGATACACTTGAAACTAAAGACATTGAGCTTGTAGAAGAAATTAAAAGGCGCATGTTTGTATTTGAAGATATTATAATGTTAGATAATCGTTCAATACAGAGAGTCTTGAGAGAAGTGGACAATCACGATATTGCACTGGCACTTAAAGGATCTAACGAAGAAGTTCAAAGGGTTATTTATAGCAATATGTCAAAGAGATTGGCAGACATGATTAAAGAAGACATTCAATACATGGGTCCAGTCAGATTAAAAGATGTGGAAGAGGCACAGCAAAAGATAGTAAATATTATAAGGCGTTTAGAAGATGCTGGAGAAATAGTTATATCAAGGGGTGGAGGTGATGAAATAATTGTATAG
- a CDS encoding FliH/SctL family protein, with the protein MYRILKNKDCINSSPVVIEKPHIKKLNNLSNDKINNNNDSIQYIEFKKKLEKISIIQDDIVKSAKDEAEKLINNAKKIAEEIKENAKQVGYKEGFDRGYKEGLNKGIDEGKDRTSSILKEAREIKKMILDEKKNLQKEVESDIVSTVIYCVKKIIDINMEENRDLVINLVKKGLENYEASNTVTVRVSEEDYEFLVKNKDKVLKNLKFIDDINIVRDISLDKYDCIVQTPSGMIDSGLKTQLESLKDALKGVLNDQ; encoded by the coding sequence TTGTATAGGATATTAAAAAATAAAGATTGTATAAATTCATCACCTGTTGTTATTGAAAAACCTCATATTAAAAAGTTGAATAATTTATCAAATGATAAGATTAATAATAATAATGACTCTATACAATATATAGAATTTAAGAAGAAACTGGAGAAAATAAGCATTATTCAGGATGACATTGTTAAATCCGCTAAGGATGAGGCAGAAAAGCTTATAAATAATGCAAAAAAGATAGCAGAAGAAATAAAGGAAAATGCAAAGCAAGTTGGTTATAAAGAAGGGTTTGATAGGGGCTATAAAGAAGGCCTAAATAAGGGAATAGATGAAGGCAAAGATAGAACTTCTTCTATACTTAAGGAAGCACGAGAGATAAAAAAAATGATATTAGATGAGAAAAAAAATTTACAAAAAGAAGTCGAGAGTGATATTGTTTCAACTGTAATTTATTGTGTGAAAAAGATAATTGATATAAATATGGAAGAAAACAGAGATTTAGTCATTAATCTTGTGAAAAAGGGATTGGAAAATTACGAAGCTTCAAATACAGTGACAGTCAGAGTAAGTGAGGAAGATTACGAATTCTTGGTTAAAAATAAAGACAAAGTATTAAAAAATTTAAAATTCATTGATGACATTAATATAGTAAGAGATATATCATTAGATAAGTACGATTGTATTGTTCAGACTCCGTCAGGAATGATTGACTCAGGTTTAAAAACACAATTAGAAAGTCTAAAAGATGCGCTAAAAGGTGTTCTAAATGATCAGTAA